The sequence TCACATTACGCGGGATTCATACATGTACCTATACGCGTTAGCGCTCTCTGTATGTAACGTCATGGTTGCTATGTATTAACGTCATTGTATATTCCAGCATTAAATCATCCATTTGTATGGACGTCTTTTTCTCTATTCAAAACACAACGCAAACTACAACTTATACAATCACGAGATTGGTACCGAGACCAGGAGAAAATATGGATTCGTCGAGAATCAAGTCTATTCGAGCTTGAAATAGAGCCGCTGTCACGAAATTCTTCAAGAAACTAGGTGAGCTGAACACTGATTCGGAGATGGACATTGCAGGTCCAATTATTGACGCTATAGTGAAAAAACAAAGTGTAATTCTTAAACTTGATGAACAGATTTTGGAAAATACATCGGATGAAGAGATAGAAGTTGCAATCACAGATGCAGATGAGTATTATTTAGATCTTGAAACAAATTTACGCCGTTATAAGAAATTAGCACAAACAGTTACACCTACATGTTCAGAATTATCTCATGAAAGCATTCCAAACACACGCCCTGTCATGAACATGAATGAAGTCAATTCCGAAACCCGTCCTGTAATGAACACAGAATTCTTCCCAAGATATTCATCACAAACTACTAATAGTTCACTGTCTAGTCAAAATCATCGCTTGCCGAAGCTAACCCTATCTACTTTTTCTGGGGATATTCTTGAGTGGCAATACTTTTGGGAGTCGTTTGAAAACACCATTCATAGCAATCATACACTTACTGATGTCCATAAATTCACGTGCCTACAGTCACTTCTTGATGCAGACGCTATGAATGCCATAAATGGTTTAAACTTGTCCTGCGCAAACTATCACAAAGCCGTGGAGTTATTAGTAAATCGCTTTGGGAAAACACACAAAATTGCAAACGCTTATATGAAAGCTCTTTTAGTTTGCCAGCACCCTCATACACATTAGATAGTATCCGTAATTTTTCGGACAAGTCAGAGGTTTATATCCGTGGATTATAATCTTTAGGACAGTGCCAAGATACGTATGGTTCCCTGTTAACTCCAGTTATGCTTGGTAAGCTCACTATGGCCGTAAAAAGCAATATAACAAGAGAAAACGGAAACGACGACTGGACCCTTGGAAATCTAAGAAAGGCAATACAACGTGAAATATCTATTCAAGAAGCCAGCACTAATGGGAGCGAGTCTTATTATGATATACCTACCGCAAGTTTCCATGCCGGAATTGGTATGAAAAATGGGAATTCcgtaaataaatcaaaatctataaactaTTCTCAAAGTAAAATGTGCACTTATTGCAATGATCAACATTTCCCTGCAGACTGTGAAAAGTTCACCGACAGCAAATCAAGAATGGAGATTGTTAAGAAGAGAAACCTATGTTTCAATTGTTTAGGTAACCATAAAACATCCGAATGCAGGTCGAAAAACACATGCCGTAGATGTCAACGTAAGCATCATACAAGTTTATGCAATGAGTCTTCAATTCAAAAATCACAGAGTCAGAATATTACAAGTAATACAGAAAACGGCACGCCAATCATGCATAAATCTGCTAAACAGGGAAAATCTACCGTCTTCTTAAAAACAGCAATCGCTCCAATATGGTCACAGAATTAGTGCGCCAACGCTTACATCCTTTTCGACGAAGGAGTGCAACGATCatttatgacacagaaaataGCCGACAAGTTGAACGTCAAGCCAGACGGACAGGAAACCCTCAACATATCCGCCTTCGGAAATTCTGACAAGAATGTTCGTCACATGAATAAAGCCACAGTTTATTTAGAAGCAGACTCAGGTGAGAAAATACCTTTACAAGTATTGATTGTACCTACCATAGCAGCGCCGATTCAGAATAACCGCAGGTACATTTCGCAACATCTACATTATTTGAAAGGACTAAAACTAGCCCACCCGTTATCAGAGGATAATAGCTTTGATATTTCTTTACTCATTGGAGCAGACCACTACTGGGATGTAATCAAGGATGATATCGTTCGAGGCGACGGACCGACAGCGATGAACTCCAAAATAGGATATTTGTTATCTTGACCACGTACGCGTACAAGTGGACAACGCAATTCACATATGATGCACATATTATCTAGTCACACAAAAAAGGACTATGATATTGAGAGATTTTGGAAATTGGAGTCCCTTGGTATACAAGAAAACGACAAACTTAACACAGAAAAACAGAACATCAAAGAATTTTCATCAACATCGATAACATATGAGGATGGAAAGTACGTTGCAAAACTTCCATGGATTGAAGAATGTTATGAATTaccgacaaaagagatgattgcAAGAGCAAGGACCCATAGAGTCGTTAACCGTTTAAACCAGGAACcaaacttatttaaaatatatggaTACATAATTAAAGAGAAGAAAAAACGTGGTTTCATCGAAAAGGTAGAAGAGACGGAGGACGAGCCACAGCGCATACACTATATACCTCATCATCccgttaaaaaaaatctacccaCTAGagataaatttaaatgacaatGATGAATCGCAAATACTTAGAAGGAGTGTTCGTTTACAAAACCGTAATCAGAGACTGTAATACTAATTGAGAACAATTTTCAATCGCAATTTGATTCAGAGATAGTTTTATATGTGAATTCatagactttttttttcatttcttttcatttatagataattttcttaatttggaTAAATTACTCACTGAACAATTGAACAATTTCGCGGCCCCGAGTATGTCGAGGATAAATAGAGACAATCACATTACGCGGGATTCATACATGTACCTATACGCGTTAGCGCTCTCTATATGTAACGTCATGGTTGCTATGTATCAACGTCATTGTATATTCCATCATTAAATCATCCATTTGTATAGACGTCTTTTTTCTCTATTCAAAACACAACGCAAGCTACAACTTATACGATCACGAGAATACAActcgtctatatatatatataagtacgtctgagtcagtgacactCTACatcagatgtatccatcggatcgccagcaatgatggtgatacatggctgagtacataatgtatatacaactcgtctaaacatcaacccaataatgttagatctgtaaaattgctttcgcaaattttttgttcttccctcgccgggattcgaacccatgctactgagatatcgtgacaccaaatcgcctgcactgcagccgtcccgctagaccacacgaccacctgggctctacaataatAACGCTTTCAGTGGctgtgtgttacctttcctcgtcagttttaatctagcggcgtactacagtacatgatatataaggcatgaagatgttattgttacagatatatatacacagtttaaatctaaagataaaatcaaaagtagaTCCGTTAAAAGGTAAAGACAAAATGTAtctgttaaaatatattaccaagatatatataaagaccataaatgtagaaaaataaacatctttcaaatagaacaaataacaacataaaaagGAGTTCGCAAACGAATACTCAAAAACGTTAAGATTGCGAACAATAATCCTACCAAAGAGAGATgcattgttttctttaaaccttatttttataaaacaaaatcaagatAGTCATTGactattgtaaattttatatacaaacactGATACATGCATTTAagacatttgtttatatttggaTTCTACAACAATCAGGATTTAAGATCATTTCAAAAAAACATGTTGTATATCTGATTATGGTTCTCAGGTTTTGGATGCTAAGCATTTATTAATCTATGATTCCCACTGataatactacatgtacaaCTCCCACATCTGACTTACAAGTTATGAtgttctttttgtatttctaattaattgtaaagtttatttttgtacttCTATTTAGTTTTGATGATTCACGAAACATCATGAAATACCTTTACCTTTTTAGTTTATGGGTGTTTTATTAAAGAGTTTACACACcattaatttaaaacttttgattttaccacATCCAAAGGGTGACATTCAAGGATAAATTTTGAAAGTCATTATAGAATTAGAGTACATGATTATGTTAAAAGTACTTAATACaacacaatttttaataaatgcagaaaaagaaaaatgagtTTACATATTCAAgcttaacaaattttaaattttagattgtATCAATCTTCAAATCTTTTTCAATTAAGATAAGTTTCCCTCATAAAATGATGTATCGGAAATAAAATGATGGATTATGCCATGTTTAAAAGAATAAttgacaaaatgtatttttctctTTACCTTTTCAATCTATTAAATGGGAACATAGtcaattattcaaatttcatttttacagaGCCATTAATaaactttaatttgttaataaaatatcagTTATATCCTGCTTTTTCTCCCCCAAAATAATTGATTTACCCTTTAAAtgtttgttgatatttatattgCGTAGCTACActtgttatataaattaaaacggATTCTTGCTTTGCAATGCCATTATATTCAATCTTTTCTGTGAAATACTGAAACAGCTGTTGGATtagttgttaaaaattaatcattttGAAACAATATGTCAAATTCACTACGTCCACAATCGGCCAGAAGAGCTCAAGTACAGAAGAAATGTGACCTTTGTGAGACTGGCACTAACATTCAGTATAGATGTGTGCAGTGTCAAAAATTCATGTGTGAAAAGTGCAATACAATTCATCTAATTGAACAAACATCTGTCAAACATGAGATTATAAATATACGGTCTAATACGGATCTTCCAGATATCCCAACTTTTGTGGTAACAAACAACATTCCTTGTGACAGACATAAGAAGAAGGAATATAGAAAGTACTGCTATGAATGTATTGAACTAGTCTGTGAAGAGTGTATAGATAAGACTCACAGAGAGCATCTATTAGGGGAAATAAATGAAGGCTGCGTTTATGATATATTGACCACTAAAGCAAGACTTTCCAAGGATTTGTGGTTCTGTGAAAATGAgtcaaatcaattaaaaaaatcaattcaaatgtgTGCCTCGTTATATAACAATGTGAGAAAGAAAATACAGTTGAGAGAAAAAGAGATGAAGGatgcaattgaaaaatatgCAAACCAATTATGTGCTGAAATCATGACTGAAAAGTACCAGTTcgagaaataaagaaaaacatatgaaaagaaaatcttagaaattaaagaaatcttGAAAGACAAACAATCGCATCTGAAAAAAGCAACGGAAAGTAACAGAGCAGATACAATCATAAAAGCCATAAGTGAAATTAACAATAATCTTCCTAATCTAGACTTCCATCCATTACCACAGAAGTTGATCGATTTAATGCCAGGGGACCGTAATGTGACAGAAGTATTTGGATCATTTCAGTGGAAAccaataccaaaggaacaatcCAATATAAATTTGCAAGTTATCAAGAGTTATACAACTGAGTTTAATTTTGTGCATAGACTTTTGACAGTGGACAACAAACCAGGATGGATTTCCAACTATGAAATGCCTACTCTAAGTAAAGTAAACGTtgattacaatataaaaactgtaaaaaaaactttccgGTAAAGGTCTATGACATGTCACTGACAGCAAGTAAAGATATTCTCCTATCTTTATTGGACGGTACTGATGTCAGCCTGTTAACCACAAAGAAAaggagaaattaaaaaaatcctgtcTATGTCACCACTGTTAACATGTGGTATACATGTCAATAAAGACAATGAGATTATATTAGGTGTAAAAGAAAAGGGTGATTCTTACGAACTCAGAGATAAAAGTTGTAGGAAAGTTATAATATTTGGAATGAAtgggaaacaaaaacaatcatttgAGTATGATAGACATAAACATAGATTATTTATTGTCCCTTATAGAATTACATCAAATGTTAACATACTGGTTATAGATAGTACATCTAGCTACAATGGGAGGGTGGTGGTCTTTGATAGGGAGGGACAAGTTAAATGGTTTTATCAGGGGTGTTCTCCGGTTAATTCAGGAAACAATCTATTCAACCCTATAGATATAGTGACAACATCAGTAGGACATGTTATAGTGAGTGATCTTGACCGACATGCCTGACATGTTCTGTCAGAGTTGGGGGATGTATTGACAAGTATGGTTATGGAAGATCAGGGGATTATATATCCGTGGTCACTGGACATTGATACTGAGGGACAATTGTGGGTGGGATGTGAATCAGATGATGCTAAGTCGTGTGATGCAAAACTTCACCTTGTAAAATTTTCTTGATCATTCATTCTTTGCTACATTCATGTAACAAAATCTGCATCCGAATACAATCGTCAATTGAACAATATAGTATAATGCTAGCACATGTAATATCGAAAGCACGCGATATAAACTCTTTTGCTCTTGATctgatcattttcatttttatgtaaatattgcgTATTGCTCACATCTTTATCATGTAGATGTTCTGttattaatgttttaatgtATTGTTCATGATTATATAATTCATGTAATCATAAAGATATGAATGAATAAAAGTTAATCAAATATGTCCCTCTTGGAATGACGAGCACAAGAAAGTAAGTAAATAAGACATCTCAAGGTTACTACTTGACTTTCATGAAAGGATACAAGTCTATATCTTGTAACCAAAACTTCAAAAGTTTGGAATAGTTGGAAAGAAATTCAAAACCTGAAAATCTGATAGAAAATCAGAGAATATCTTATCCACTGACAATGattcttgtattttgataagCACCTGAAAATCCTGATTactgacacatttttttttgtactgacCCTTCCCCTGTTTTACCTCAATCACTGGAAGAtcagaattgttttaaattttaataaaataataatataggTGAGTTGATACTCTGATAAAAAAAAcgatttttgatataagttACTGTAGAACCTCTATTGCATTCTGATTTATATCAAATGTCAACGGTTGACACTTATTAAACCTATTCAACCACTTTAATTTCAGGAAAAAAGGATCTTGGTTTTCACAGAATTTCCATATATAGAAGTTCATTGCATTTAAAGTTCTATCCAACCTGATTAAAATACAGATCCTGTGTAGACGTTTTAGTAAGGGACAAGAATAAAGTTCCTATTGATTACAATACAGATCCTGTGTAGACGTTTTAGTAAGGGACAAGAATTAAGTTCCTATTGATTACAATACAGATCCTGTGTAGACGTTTTAGTAAGGGACAAGAATTAAGTTCCTATTGATTACGATACAGATCCTGTGTAGACGTTTTAGTAAGGGACAAGAATTAAGTTCCTATTGATTACAATACAGATCCTGTGTAGACGTTTTAGTAAGGGACAAGAATTAAGTTCCTAATGATTACAATACAGATCCTGTGTAGACGTTTAAGTAAGTGACAAGAATTAAGTTCCTACTGATTACAATACAGATCCTGTGTAGACGTTTTAGTAAGGGAAAAGAATTAAGTTCCTATTGATTAAAATACAGATCCTATGTAGACGTTTTAGTAAGGGACACGAATTAAGTTCCTATTGATTGCAATACAGATCCTGTGTAGACGTTTTAGTAAGGGATAAGAATTAAGTTTCTATTGATTACAATACAGATCCTGTGTAGACGTTTTAGTAAGGGACAAGAATTAAGttcctattttttaaaatacagatcCTGTGTAGACGTTTTAGTAAGGGACAATAATTAAGTTCTTATGGATAACAATACAGATCCTGTGTAGACGTTTTAGTAAGGGACAAGAATTAAGTTCCTATTGATTAAAATACAGATCCTGTGTAGACGTTTTAGTAAGGGACAAGAATTAAATTCCTATTGATTAAAATACAGATCCTGTGTAGACGTTTTAGTAAGCGACAAGAATTAATTTCCTATTGATTAAAATACAGATCCTGTGTAGACGTTTCAGTAAGGGACAAGAATTAAGTTCCTTTTGATTAAAATACAGATCCTGTGTAGACGTTTTAGTAAGGGACAAGAATTAATTTTCTATTGATTAAAATACAGATCCTGTGTAGACGTTTTAGTTAGGGACAAGAATTAAGTTCCTATTGATTAAAATACAGATCCTGTGTAGACGTTTTAGTCAGGGACAAGAATTAAGTTCCTATTGATTACAATACAGATCCTGTGTAGACGTTTTAGTAAGTAACAAGAATTAAGTTCCTATTGATTAAAATACAGATCCTGTGTAGACGTTTTAGTAAGGGACAAGAATTAAGTTCCTATTGATAAAAATACAGATCCTATGTAGACGTTTTAGTAAGGGATAAGAATTAAGTTCCTATTGATTAAAATACAGATCCTGTGTAGACGTTTTAGTAAGGGACAAGAATTAAGTTCATATTGATTACAATACAGATCCTGTGTAGACGTTTTAGTAAGGGACAAGAATTAAGTTCCTATTGATTAAAATACAGATCCTGTGTAGACGTTTTAGTAAGGGACAAGAattaatatccttttttttaaatacagatcCTGTGTAGACGTTTTAGTAAGGGACAATAATTAAGTTCCTATTGATTAAAATACAGATCCTGTGTAGACGTTTTAGTAAGGGACAAGAATTAAGTTCCTATTGATTAAAATACAGATCCTGTGTAGACGTTTTAGTAAGGGACAAGAATTAAGTTCTGATTGATGACAATACAGATCCTGTGTAGACGTTTTAGTAAGGGACAAGAATTAATTTCctaatttatacaatacagaTCCTGTGTACACGTTTTAGTAAGCGACAAGAATTAAGTTCCTATTTATTAAAATACAGATCCCGTGTAGACGTTTTAGTAAGGGACAAGAATTAATATCCTATTGATTACAATACAGATCCTGTGTAGACGTTTTAGTAAGGGACAATAATTAATTTCCTATTGATTAAAATACAGATCCTGTGTAGACGTTTTAGTAAGGGACAAGAATTAAGTTCCTATTGATTAAAATACAGATCCTGTGTAGACGTTTTAGTAAGGGACAAGAATTAAGTTCCTATTGATTACAATACAGATCCTGTGTAGACGTTGTAGTAAGGGACAAGAATtaagttcctttttttttaaatacagatcCTGTGTAGACGTTTTAGTAAGGGACAAGAATTAAGTTCCTTTTGATTAAAATACAGATCCTGTGTAGACGTTTTAGTAAGGGACAAGAATTAAGTTCCTATTGATTAAAATACAGATCCTGTGTAGACGTTTTAGTAAGGGACAAGAATTAATTTCCTATTGATTAAAATACAGATCCTGTGTAGACGTTTTAGTAAGGGACAAGAATTAAGttcttattgataaaaatacagATTCTGTGTAGACGTTTTAGTAAGGGACAAGAATTAAGTTCCTATTGATGACAATACAGATCCTGTGTAGACGTTTCAGAAAGGGACAAGAATTAAGTCCCTATTGATTACAATACAGATCCTGTGTAGACGTTTTAGTAAGGGACAAGAATTAAGTTCCTATTGATTAAAATACAGATCCTGTGTAGACGTTTTAGTAAGGGACAAGAattaatatccttttttttaaatacagatcCTGTGTAGACGTTTTAGTAAGGGGCAATAATTAAGTTCCTATTGATTAAAATACAGATCCTGTGTAGACGTTTTAGTAAGGGACAAGAATTAAGTTCCTATTGATTAAAATACAGATCCTGTGTAGACGTTTTAGTAAGGGACAAGAATTAAGTTCTGATTGATGACAATACAGATCCTGTGTAGACGTTTTAGTAAGGGACAAGAATTAATTTCctaatttatacaatacagaTCCTGTGTACACGTTTTAGTAAGCGACAAGAATTAAGTTCCTATTTATTAAAATACAGATCCCGTGTAGACGTTTTAGTTAGGGACAAGAATTAATATCCTATTGATTACAATACAGATCCTGTGTAGACGTTTTAGTAAGGGACAATAATTAATTTCCTATTGATTAAAATACAGATCCTGTGTAGACGTTTTAGTAAGGGACAAGAATTAAGTTCCTATTGATTAAAATACAGATCCTGTGTAGACGTTTTAGTAAGGGACAAGAATTAAGTTCCTATTGATTACAATACAGATCCTGTGTAGACGTTGTAGTAAGGGACAAGAATtaagttcctttttttttaaatacagatcCTGTGTAGACGTTTTAGTAAGGGACAAGAATTAAGTTCCTATTGATTAAAATACAGATCCTGTGTAGACGTTTTAGTAAGGGACAAGAATTAAATTCCTATTGATTAAAATACAGATCCTGTGTAGACGTTTTAGTAAGGGACAAGAATTAATTTCCTATTGATTAAAATACAGATCCTGTGTAGACGTTTTAGTAAGGGACAAGAATTAAGttcttattgataaaaatacagATTCTGTGTAGACGTTTTAGTAAGGGACAAGAATTAAGTTCCTATTGATGACAATACAGATCCTGTGTAGACGTTTCAGAAAGGGACAAGAATTAAGTCCCTATTGATTACGATACAGATCCTGTGTAGACGTTTTAGTAAGGGACAAGAATTAAGTTCCTATTGATTACAATACAGATCCTGTGTAGACGTTTTAGTAAGGGACAAGAATTAAGTTCCTAATGATTACAATACAGATCCTGTGTAGACGT is a genomic window of Mytilus trossulus isolate FHL-02 chromosome 1, PNRI_Mtr1.1.1.hap1, whole genome shotgun sequence containing:
- the LOC134690407 gene encoding uncharacterized protein LOC134690407, with the translated sequence MHILSSHTKKDYDIERFWKLESLGIQENDKLNTEKQNIKEFSSTSITYEDGKYVAKLPWIEECYELPTKEMIARARTHRVVNRLNQEPNLFKIYGYIIKEKKKRGFIEKVEETEDEPQRIHYIPHHPVKKNLPTRDKFK
- the LOC134690506 gene encoding protein wech-like, with the translated sequence MSNSLRPQSARRAQVQKKCDLCETGTNIQYRCVQCQKFMCEKCNTIHLIEQTSVKHEIINIRSNTDLPDIPTFVVTNNIPCDRHKKKEYRKYCYECIELVCEECIDKTHREHLLGEINEGCVYDILTTKARLSKDLWFCENESNQLKKSIQMCASLYNNVRKKIQLREKEMKDAIEKYANQLCAEIMTEKYQFEK